In the Streptomyces sp. 3214.6 genome, CGGGTCGGCGTCGGCTATCTGTCCTGGACGGACACGGACATGGTGCGCGGGGCGGATCAGGAGGAGGTGATGCGGGAGCTGCGGCAGCGGCTGCCGTGGCCGGCGAACAGGACGTATCCGCTGGGGCCGACGGTCGACCGGATCGTGGCCGGGATCGAGCGGCGCTCGGCGCATGTGTACGGGCAGGGGTGGCTGCGGGGGATGCAGGGTGTGCGCGGCTATCTGCCCGGACTGATCGGGAGGGTCGGTGGGCGGGAGATGCGGCGGTTCGCGCCCCGGCTGCAGGGGATGCGGACGGGGCTGGTGGGGGCGGGCGGCTCCGCCGACGAGCAGGCGCGACAGGCGAGGACTACGCAGCGTGGTTGATCGACATGCGCGCCGTGACCGCCCGTGTGAATCTGGTCGAGGCCCCACCACGGGGCCACAATCCCCTCATCTCCCACAGGAGTGAACCCACATGGGTATGAAGGACAAGTTCCAGGACCAGTCCGAGCAGTGGCAGCAGCAGGCCAAGCAGAAGGCCCAGCAGGCCAAGGAGCAGGTCCAGCAGCGCGGCAAGAAGCGTCCGGGCGAGGAGTCCGAGCGTATGCGTCCGGAGCGCGGTGAGTCGGAGCGCCGCTCGCCGGAGGCCCCGCACCACCGCGACGACGAAGCGTTCTGACGCACCGCTCCCGGCGGACGTCGAACAGCGGTTGACGGAAGGGGTGTCCCCGACGGGGGGCACCCCTTCTCGTGTGCCAACTCACTGCTGCACACTGCTGGTTGACGCACAGGCGAGGGCGAGGGGGAGCCGGTCGTGCAGGATCTGACGGTCAACCTCATCGCTTCGTTTCTGGCGTTCGTCGTCGGGTGGCTCGGCCGCGCCCTGCTGCAGTACCGGCGGACCAGGAGGCCCGCCGCGCGCGTGTGGCGGCTCGACCGGCGCAGGCGGGTGGTGATGGTGGTCGCGGAGTCGACCAGTGGGACGCGGGGGCATCCAAAGATCTCCGAGACGGACGCCCTCGCGGCGATGAACCTGCGCCAGTTCCTCTCCCAGGAGCTGCGGCGGCACGAGGTGACCACGGTCCGGGCCAGGGCCTTCGTGATGGCGTCCGACGCCGAGGAGAACCTGGTGGTGATCGGCGGACCGGCGCGCAACGCCCTCTGGCAGGTGCTGGCCGACCGGCTGAACGCGCCGTACGCGTTCCGGCAGTATCCGACGGAGTACCGCATCGCCTCCGTGGACGGTGATGAGGACTACGGGGCGTCGACGCCGGACGGGGCGACGCTCGTGGATCACGCGATCGTCGTGCTGGCCCGCAATCCCTTCGCGCCCGGCAGCCGCCTCGTGATGATCGCGGGCTGTGCCCTGCTGGCGACGTCGGGCGTGACCCAGCTCTTCGCCCGGGGCGAGATCCGCGCACTGGCCAGGGCGTACGACACGGCGTCGCCGCTGGCGCTCGTGGTGCGGGTGGAGAGCGTCGGCGGGTATGTGCGCACGCCCGAGGTGGTGGCCGCGGCCAACTTCGCGCAGGCCCCGACCGGCAGCAACGCCCCCGCCTCAGCCTCCTGAGGACCTCAGCCTCCTGAGGACCTCGGCCTCCTGAGGACCTCAGCCTCCTGAGGCGCGTGGCGGCAGTTTCGGGCGGGAGCGGTCCGGGGTGTTGGCGTAGTCGGGTGGGGTCGCCGGGGGGCTGGTGGTGAGGAGGTCGAGGGCGAGCTGGACGGCGTCGTCCAGTTGGGCGTGGCGGCCCTCGGCCCAGTCCAGGGGGGTGCGCTGGATCTCCAGGTCGGGGGTGACGCCCTTGTTCTCCACGGTCCAGCCGTACGCGTCGAACCAGGCCGCGTTCATCGGGACGGTGATGACCGTGCCGTCGCCGAGCTGGTGGCGGCCGGTCATGCCGACGACTCCGCCCCAGGTGCGCTGGCCGACCACCGGGCCGAGCTTCAGCAGTTTGAACGCGGCCGTGATCATGTCGCCGTCCGAGGAGGTCGCCTCGTCGGCGAGGGCCACCACCGGGCCGCGCGGCGCGTTCGAGGCGTACGACACCGGCTGGGCGTTGCGGGTGAGGTCCCAGCCCAGGATGGTGCGTGTCAGTTTCTCCACGACCAGTTCGCTGATGTGGCCGCCCGCGTTGCCGCGCACGTCGACGATCAGCGCGGGCCGTGACACCTCCATCCGCAGGTCGCGGTTGAACTGGGCCCAGCCCGAGCCGCCCATGTCGGGGATGTGTAGGTAGCCGCACCGGCCGCCGCTCAACTCCCGTACCACGGCCCGGCGTTTGGTCACCCAGTCCTGGTAGCGCAGGGGGCGTTCGTCGACGAGGGGGACGACGGCCACCCGGCGGGAGCGGCCCGCCTCGCCCTCGGCGGGCGTGAAGGTCAGCTCCACGGTGGTGCCGCCGGCGCCGGCGAGGAGTGGGTACGGGCCGGTCACCGGGTCCACGGCCCGGCCGTCCACGTGCGTGAGCACCGCGCCCTCGCGGATCCCGGTGCCGGCCAGCGGTGAGCGTGCCTTGGAGTCGGAGGAGTCGCCGGACAGGATCCGCAGCACCGTCCAACCGCCTTCGCGGTGTACGAAGTTGGCGCCCAGGAGCCCTTGCAGGCGCTGGTAGTGCGGTGGTCCCTCGTTGCGGCGGGCGGCGGTGACGTACGCGTGGGAGGTGCCCAGTTCGCCGAGGACCTCGCGCAGCAGGTCCGCGAACTCGTCGGGCGAGGCGACCCGTTCGACGAGCGGCCGGTACTGGTCGAGGACGGCGTCCCAGTCGATGCCGCACATCCCGGGCTCCCAGAAGTAGGCGCGGATCAACCGCCCGGCCTCCTCGTAGGACTGACGCCACTCGGCGCCCGGGTCCACCTCGTGCATGATGCGCCGCAGGTCGATCCAGACCGTGGAGTCGGGGTCGCCGGACTCGACGGACGGCACCGCCCGCAGGTCGCCCTCGTCGACCACGACGAGCCGGGTGCCGTCGCCGCTGACCGCGAAGAAGTCCAGGTCGCCGACGAGTTCGGACTTCTTCGCCTTGCTGATGGTGAAGTACTCCAGCGTCGGCCGCCCGCTGGTGTCGTCGGGGTTGGCGAACGTCTCGCCCAGCGCGCCGGAGATCGGCCAGCGCAGCCAGACCAGCCCGCCGCCCGCCACCGGGTGCAGCGCCGAGTACTTGGAGGCGGTCACCGGGAAGGGCGTGACGCGGCTCTCCAGGCCTTCGATCTCGACGGTGACGGCCCCGCCGGCGCCTTCGTCCTCCTCCTCCACCGGGTCGAGGCCGCCGGCCGCCGGACGGCCCTCCGGGGTCAGCGCGAAGGGCGAGGGGGTCGCCGACGACAGCGGCACGAGGTAGGGGCGGCAGCCGAGCGGGAAGGACAGGTCGCCGGTGTGCACGTCGTACACGGGGTCGAAGCCGCGCCAGGACAGGAACGCCAGATAACGGCCGTCCCTCGTGAACACCGGGTTCTCGTCCTCGAAGCGGCCGTTGGTCACGTCGATGATCAGCCGGTCCTTTGTGCGGGCCATCTTGATCTGGCGCAGGGAGCGCCCGATCCCCGGGTGCGACCAGGTCAGCCAGCTGCCGTCGGGGGAGAAGGCCAGGTCGCGGACGGGGCCGTTGACCGACGAGATCAGCTCGGTGACCTCGCCGTTCGAGTCCTCCGTGGCGTCTATGAGCAGGAGCCGGCCGTCGTGTGAGGCCAGGGCGAGCCGCTCGCCCTCCGGGTCGGAGACCATCTCCAGCACCCGTCCCAGCTCCCCGGAGGCCAGCCGTCGCGGCTCGCGGTCGCCGCTCGCGCGCGGCAGGTAGGCGATCTCGACGGCGTCCTCGCCCTCCGCGTCCGTCACATAGGCGACCTGCCCGCCCGAGCCGAGCATCTCCGGCAGCCGCACCCGTACCCCGGGGGTGTCGGTGATCGTCCGGGCGGGGCCGTCGCGGTGCGTCAGCCAGTACAGGCTGCCGCGGACGACGACGGCGCTCGCGCGTCCGGTCTCGTCGACGGAGATGCCGTCCACATGCTGGGCGGCCGGGATCTGGTAGGGCCGCCGTCCGGCGCGCGGCCCGCTCAGCCGTACGTCGATCCGGCGCGGCTCGGAGCCGGCGGCGAGGTCGTCGACGATCCACAGGTCCCCGGCGCACTGGTACACCACCCGGGCGCCGTCGGTGGAGGCGTGCCGGGCGTAGAAGGCGTCGTGGTCGGTGTGGCGGCGCAGGTCGGAGCCGTCGTAGGCGCAGGAGTAGAGGTTGCCGACGCCTTCGTGGTCGGAGAGGAAGGCGATCCGGCCGCCGACGAAGAGAGGGGAGGCGAGATGCCCGTCGAGGCCTTCCAGGAGCCGCTGCCCGTGCAGCCACAGGCGGCCCGTGGCGCCGCCCCGGTAGCGTTTCCAGGCGGCGGGCTCGTGCGGCGGGGTGCCGGTGAGGAGCAGGGTTCTGCGCTCGCCGTCGATCTCGGCGACCTGGAGGTCGGAGACCGGCCCCCAGGGGAGTTTGCGGCCGGGGGCGCCGTCGGTGGGCACCTTGTAGGCCCACGTGTAGTAGGAGAAGGGCTCGCCGTGGGAGGCGACGGCGAGGATGTCGGCGTGGCCGTGCTGGTCGGGGGGCGTCCAGCCGCAGACCTGGGTGTCGGAGTTGCCCCAGTACGTCAGCCGTCGCCCCGGGCCGCCGTCGACCGGGACGAGGTGGATCTCCGGGACGAGGCTGCGCCAGCTCGTGTACGCGATCCGGCGGCCGTCGGGGGAGAAGCGGGGGTGTCCGGCCTTGGTACGGTCGACGGTGAGCCGCCAGGCGCGGCCCGGGTCGGCGAGGGGGGCCAGCCAGAGGTCGTCCTCGGCGACGAAGCACAACAGGTCACCGCTGAGATGGGGCAGACGCAGATAGCTCACCTTCCCATGCTTTTCCGGCGAAAGGGGGCGGGCAACTCGTGCGGCGGGCCCGCGACCCGTGCGGCTTGCTTACGCCTCCTTCACATGCGTGAGCCAGCACACGTACGAAACGGTTTCGTTTCGCTGCATCTCAGGGTATGTTCATGGTGTACGAAACGAGTGGGTGACGACGGAACCGGAAGGTGTGTGCCATGACTGAGATCGCAACGGCGCGTCGCAGTCGCATCACGCCCGAGCGTGAGGCCGAACTGTACGAGGCCGTGCTCGTCCTGCTCCGCGAAGTCGGCTACGACGCCCTCACCATGGACGCCGTCGCCGCGCGCACCCGTTCCAGCAAGGCCACGCTCTACCGCCAGTGGGGCGGCAAGGCCGAACTGGTGGCGAAGGCGGTCCGGCACAACAAGCCGGGCATCGCCGGTCTCGGCGAGATCGACACCGGCTCGCTCAGGGGCGACATGCACGCCCTCACGCAACGCACGGACGACTGCGAGATGGAACAGAGCTCCGCGCTGATGCGGGGTCTGGCGATGGCGATCCACGGCAACCCCGACCTCCTGCAGGCGTTCCGCGAGCATCTGATCGAACCGGAGATGGCGGACTTCCGCCGCGTCCTGCAGCGGGCGATCGACCGGGGCGAGATCCGAGCGGACAACCCGGCGATCGAGTTCGTGATGCACATGATGATCGGCGGGTTCGCCGCCCGTTCGATGATCGACGAGCAGCCGCCGACGCAGGAGTTCCTCCTTTCGTACATCGACGCAGTGGTCCTCCCCGCCCTCTGCGCACCTGCCACCACCTGACCCCGACCGTCCCCACGGTCCGCCCACCCTGACGCACCGCTCACGTCGTCGGGCCGATCACCCCTGCCTCCCCGCCGGGTTGGTCAACCCTGCCCTTGGGGCCTGTGTCGGAAATCCCGGCCGGGCGCCCTCACCACACGACCTGACCGGGAGTACGCCTCCGTGGCCACGTTCCTCTACAAACTCGGCCGGCTCGCCTTCAGGCGACGCCACTTCGTAGCCCTGATATGGGTGGCGCTGCTGACCCTCGCCGGGGTCGGCGCGGCCTCCGCGCCCGCCGCCGGCACCACCTCCTTCTCCATCCCGGGCGTCGAGGCCCAGAAGGCCTTCGACCTGCTGGAACAGCGCTTCCCCGGGGCCAGCGCCGACGGCGCGACCGGGCGCATCGTCTTCAAGGCCCCCGAGGGCCAGAAGATGACGGACGCCGCCAACAAGGCGACCGTCGAGAAGACCGTCAGCACGCTGGGCGACGGCTCCGAGGTCGTCTCCGTCGCCGACCCGTTCACGTCGCACGCCGTGAGCAAGGACGGCACGGTCGCCTACGCGTCCGTCAAGTACAAGGTCCCCGGCATGGAGCTGAAGGACTCGACCCGGGACGCCCTGGAGAAGGCCGCGGACGACGCCCGGGCCGGCGGACTCACCGTCGACGTCGGCGGCGACGCCCTGCAGGCCCCGGCCGAGGCCGGAGCCATCGGTGAGGTCATCGGCCTCGCCATCGCCGCGGTCGTCCTCGTCATCACCCTGGGCTCGCTGGTCGCGGCCGGACTGCCGCTGCTGACCGCCATCATCGGCGTCGGCATCGGCGTCTCCACCATCACCGCCCTCGCCAACGCGCTCGACCTCGGCGACACCACCTCCACGCTCGCGCTGATGATCGGCCTCGCGGTCGGCATCGACTACGCGCTGTTCATCGTCTCCCGCTACCGCAGCGAACTCGCCGAGGGCCGCGACCGCGAGGAAGCCATCGGCCGCGCCACCGGCACCGCCGGCTCCGCGGTGGTCTTCGCGGGCCTCACGGTCGTCATCGCGCTGGCGGGCCTCTCGGTCGTCGGCGTCCCGATGCTGACCAAGATGGGCCTCGCCGCGGCGGGCACGGTCGTGGTCGCCGTCCTCATCGCACTGACCATGATCCCGGCGCTCCTCGGCTACGCGGGCAAGAAGGTCCGGGCGACGGGCGAGAAGCGCAAGGCGGCCGGCGGCAAGCGCACGGCGGGCGGCGAGCAGGACAAGCCGGCCGCCAAGCCCGGCCTGGGCACCCGCTGGGCGAGCTTCGTCATCCGCCGTCCGGCCGCCGTACTGCTGCTCGGCCTGGTCGGCCTCGGCACCATCGCCGTCCCGGCCACCCAGCTGGAGCTGGGCCTGCCCGACGACGGCTC is a window encoding:
- a CDS encoding S41 family peptidase; translation: MSYLRLPHLSGDLLCFVAEDDLWLAPLADPGRAWRLTVDRTKAGHPRFSPDGRRIAYTSWRSLVPEIHLVPVDGGPGRRLTYWGNSDTQVCGWTPPDQHGHADILAVASHGEPFSYYTWAYKVPTDGAPGRKLPWGPVSDLQVAEIDGERRTLLLTGTPPHEPAAWKRYRGGATGRLWLHGQRLLEGLDGHLASPLFVGGRIAFLSDHEGVGNLYSCAYDGSDLRRHTDHDAFYARHASTDGARVVYQCAGDLWIVDDLAAGSEPRRIDVRLSGPRAGRRPYQIPAAQHVDGISVDETGRASAVVVRGSLYWLTHRDGPARTITDTPGVRVRLPEMLGSGGQVAYVTDAEGEDAVEIAYLPRASGDREPRRLASGELGRVLEMVSDPEGERLALASHDGRLLLIDATEDSNGEVTELISSVNGPVRDLAFSPDGSWLTWSHPGIGRSLRQIKMARTKDRLIIDVTNGRFEDENPVFTRDGRYLAFLSWRGFDPVYDVHTGDLSFPLGCRPYLVPLSSATPSPFALTPEGRPAAGGLDPVEEEDEGAGGAVTVEIEGLESRVTPFPVTASKYSALHPVAGGGLVWLRWPISGALGETFANPDDTSGRPTLEYFTISKAKKSELVGDLDFFAVSGDGTRLVVVDEGDLRAVPSVESGDPDSTVWIDLRRIMHEVDPGAEWRQSYEEAGRLIRAYFWEPGMCGIDWDAVLDQYRPLVERVASPDEFADLLREVLGELGTSHAYVTAARRNEGPPHYQRLQGLLGANFVHREGGWTVLRILSGDSSDSKARSPLAGTGIREGAVLTHVDGRAVDPVTGPYPLLAGAGGTTVELTFTPAEGEAGRSRRVAVVPLVDERPLRYQDWVTKRRAVVRELSGGRCGYLHIPDMGGSGWAQFNRDLRMEVSRPALIVDVRGNAGGHISELVVEKLTRTILGWDLTRNAQPVSYASNAPRGPVVALADEATSSDGDMITAAFKLLKLGPVVGQRTWGGVVGMTGRHQLGDGTVITVPMNAAWFDAYGWTVENKGVTPDLEIQRTPLDWAEGRHAQLDDAVQLALDLLTTSPPATPPDYANTPDRSRPKLPPRASGG
- a CDS encoding TetR/AcrR family transcriptional regulator, which gives rise to MTEIATARRSRITPEREAELYEAVLVLLREVGYDALTMDAVAARTRSSKATLYRQWGGKAELVAKAVRHNKPGIAGLGEIDTGSLRGDMHALTQRTDDCEMEQSSALMRGLAMAIHGNPDLLQAFREHLIEPEMADFRRVLQRAIDRGEIRADNPAIEFVMHMMIGGFAARSMIDEQPPTQEFLLSYIDAVVLPALCAPATT
- a CDS encoding MMPL family transporter, with translation MATFLYKLGRLAFRRRHFVALIWVALLTLAGVGAASAPAAGTTSFSIPGVEAQKAFDLLEQRFPGASADGATGRIVFKAPEGQKMTDAANKATVEKTVSTLGDGSEVVSVADPFTSHAVSKDGTVAYASVKYKVPGMELKDSTRDALEKAADDARAGGLTVDVGGDALQAPAEAGAIGEVIGLAIAAVVLVITLGSLVAAGLPLLTAIIGVGIGVSTITALANALDLGDTTSTLALMIGLAVGIDYALFIVSRYRSELAEGRDREEAIGRATGTAGSAVVFAGLTVVIALAGLSVVGVPMLTKMGLAAAGTVVVAVLIALTMIPALLGYAGKKVRATGEKRKAAGGKRTAGGEQDKPAAKPGLGTRWASFVIRRPAAVLLLGLVGLGTIAVPATQLELGLPDDGSQPTSTTQRRAYDLLSEGFGPGFNGPLMIVVDAKNSDDPQAAATSVTDGIKDLKDVATVTPAAFNKAGDTATITVIPGSKPSSAQTEDLVHAIRDQGVGVKADSGAQVLVTGTTAMNIDFSQKLTDALIPYLGLVVGLAFLLLIVVFRSILVPLKAALGFLLSVLAALGAVVAVFQWGWLSGLIGVEETGPIMSMMPIFMVGVVFGLAMDYEVFLVTRMREAYVHGESPSQAVVTGFRYSAKVVAAAAIIMMAVFGGFISSSESMIKMIGFGLAIAVFFDAFIVRMAIVPAVLALLGKKAWWLPKWLDRALPNVDVEGEGLRTQDDAASSRDGDEDRELVRA